The proteins below are encoded in one region of Aeromonas veronii:
- the yacG gene encoding DNA gyrase inhibitor YacG: MVTKVKCPTCQGEVEWTPESLFRPFCSKRCQLIDLGEWADEEKRIPGEIDPELLPYPEEGEQWQ, encoded by the coding sequence ATGGTCACCAAGGTAAAATGCCCCACCTGCCAGGGCGAGGTTGAATGGACTCCCGAGAGCCTGTTTCGCCCCTTCTGCAGCAAGCGTTGCCAGCTGATCGACCTCGGTGAATGGGCCGATGAAGAGAAACGCATTCCCGGCGAGATCGATCCCGAGCTGTTGCCCTACCCCGAGGAAGGGGAGCAGTGGCAATAA
- a CDS encoding prepilin peptidase — translation MASLIELAQALPWLYFSLIFLFSLMIGSFLNVVIHRLPIMLERDWQAEYRSYFDSEPAAASVPPYNLMVPRSCCPHCGHAITAIENIPLLSWLWLKGRCRSCQAPISVRYPLVELLTALLSVVVAATLTPGWGTLAALVLTWTLIALTFIDLDKMLLPDQLTLPLLWAGLLFNLLGGFVSLGDAVVGAMVGYLVLWSLYWAFKLLTGKEGMGYGDFKLLAALGAWLGWQALPIVLLLSSLVGAIIGIGLIALRKHHQANPIPFGPYLAIASWAALLWGDSITRWYLDWVL, via the coding sequence ATGGCCTCTCTCATCGAACTGGCTCAGGCGCTGCCCTGGCTCTATTTTTCCCTGATCTTCCTCTTTTCCCTGATGATCGGCAGCTTCCTCAATGTGGTCATCCATCGCCTGCCCATCATGCTGGAGCGCGACTGGCAGGCCGAATACCGCAGCTACTTCGACAGCGAACCCGCAGCAGCTTCTGTTCCCCCCTACAACCTGATGGTGCCACGCTCCTGCTGCCCTCATTGCGGTCATGCCATCACGGCCATCGAGAACATTCCCCTGCTGAGCTGGCTCTGGCTCAAGGGGCGCTGCCGCAGCTGTCAGGCGCCGATCTCGGTGCGTTATCCCCTGGTCGAACTGCTGACGGCCCTGTTGTCCGTGGTGGTTGCGGCGACCCTCACTCCGGGCTGGGGCACCCTGGCCGCCCTGGTGCTGACCTGGACCCTGATTGCACTCACCTTCATCGATCTGGACAAGATGCTGCTGCCGGATCAGCTCACCCTGCCGCTCTTGTGGGCCGGCCTGCTGTTCAACCTGCTGGGGGGATTCGTCTCGCTGGGAGACGCGGTGGTGGGCGCCATGGTGGGCTACCTGGTGCTCTGGAGCCTCTACTGGGCCTTCAAGCTGCTCACCGGCAAGGAGGGCATGGGGTATGGCGACTTCAAGCTGCTGGCAGCCCTCGGCGCCTGGCTCGGCTGGCAAGCCTTGCCCATCGTGCTGCTGCTCTCCTCCCTGGTCGGTGCCATCATCGGCATCGGGCTCATCGCGCTGCGCAAACACCATCAGGCCAATCCCATCCCCTTTGGCCCCTATCTCGCCATCGCGAGCTGGGCAGCGCTGCTGTGGGGAGATAGCATCACCCGCTGGTACCTGGACTGGGTGCTCTGA
- the coaE gene encoding dephospho-CoA kinase (Dephospho-CoA kinase (CoaE) performs the final step in coenzyme A biosynthesis.) encodes MYVVAITGGIGSGKTTVANQFAALGIDVIDADVIARDVVKPGTPALAAIAEHFGAAMLGEDGTLDRRALRDRIFNHTEEKQWLNALLHPLIRSEMLRQCAAASSPYCLLVVPLLVENKLTSLANRVLVIDVDEETQIVRTCRRDGVSREQAQAILAAQASRAERLAAADDVLDNQNGSSETISARIFALHQTYLVFASQQAHQH; translated from the coding sequence ATGTATGTGGTAGCGATTACCGGCGGCATTGGCAGCGGCAAGACCACTGTCGCCAACCAGTTTGCAGCGCTCGGCATCGATGTGATCGACGCCGATGTGATTGCCCGTGACGTCGTGAAGCCCGGCACCCCGGCGCTGGCGGCCATCGCCGAGCATTTTGGCGCCGCTATGCTAGGGGAAGACGGGACGCTGGACAGACGCGCCTTGCGTGACCGCATCTTCAACCACACAGAAGAGAAGCAGTGGTTGAACGCACTGCTTCACCCGCTCATTCGCAGCGAGATGTTGCGCCAGTGCGCCGCTGCCAGTTCCCCCTACTGCCTGCTGGTGGTGCCTCTGCTGGTCGAAAACAAGCTCACCAGCCTCGCCAACCGGGTGCTAGTGATCGACGTGGATGAAGAGACCCAGATAGTGCGTACCTGTCGCCGGGATGGCGTCAGCCGGGAACAGGCGCAGGCCATACTGGCGGCTCAGGCCAGCCGGGCAGAGCGCCTCGCGGCAGCAGATGACGTGCTGGACAACCAGAATGGGTCGAGTGAGACCATTTCTGCGCGGATTTTCGCGCTGCACCAAACATATCTGGTGTTTGCCTCTCAACAAGCCCACCAACACTGA
- a CDS encoding tetratricopeptide repeat protein: MSKVPTGWCKAAHASWSQGDRQQAVQQVLVRLNAQQSKPVPLQLQFAYYLFLCGDPASAAQVLEQAHKSAPDDIEVLRNLCVCLSRANQYERALVHLELLAKREPGDYLAQDGLCSCLAKLGRHDEAAVAGTQALTLKDEARGPLPAGWSLPAMGPDAWLASQGERQSVIAFSLWGKAPRYLRGALDNVLAAAYLYPGWRVRFYVDESVPAELLDCLREHGAEVMMQPAGQSLRERLCWRFQVANDPGVGRFLIRDADSVLNARERVAVDAWLASGHWFHIMRDWWSHTDLVLAGMWGGVAGVLPSLAPMLATYQSGNMETPNIDQWFLRDCVWPCLRVSSLIHDRCFTPQGAEPWPLPSPAGNEHVGQDIFMAQGARQASRLTPWMARLSSLR; the protein is encoded by the coding sequence ATGAGCAAGGTTCCAACGGGCTGGTGCAAAGCGGCTCATGCCAGCTGGTCGCAAGGAGATCGCCAACAGGCGGTGCAACAGGTGCTGGTACGGCTCAATGCACAGCAGAGCAAACCCGTCCCCCTGCAGTTGCAGTTTGCCTACTACCTCTTCCTGTGCGGCGATCCCGCATCCGCTGCCCAGGTGCTGGAGCAGGCTCACAAGAGCGCCCCCGATGACATCGAGGTGCTGCGCAATCTCTGCGTCTGCCTCTCCCGAGCCAACCAGTATGAGCGGGCTCTGGTGCATCTTGAGCTGCTGGCAAAGCGTGAGCCGGGGGATTATCTGGCGCAGGATGGGCTCTGTAGCTGCCTCGCCAAGCTCGGCCGTCACGACGAGGCGGCCGTGGCGGGCACCCAGGCGCTGACGCTGAAAGACGAGGCGAGAGGTCCCTTGCCTGCGGGCTGGTCTCTCCCCGCCATGGGCCCGGATGCCTGGCTGGCATCGCAGGGAGAGCGACAGAGCGTCATCGCCTTTTCGCTGTGGGGCAAGGCGCCCCGCTATCTGAGGGGCGCGCTCGACAACGTGCTAGCGGCTGCCTACCTCTATCCGGGCTGGCGGGTGCGCTTCTATGTGGATGAGAGCGTGCCGGCGGAGCTGCTGGATTGTCTGCGAGAACACGGTGCCGAGGTGATGATGCAGCCCGCCGGCCAGTCTCTGCGCGAGCGGCTCTGCTGGCGCTTCCAGGTGGCCAACGATCCCGGGGTCGGGCGTTTTCTCATCCGTGATGCGGACTCCGTGCTGAATGCCAGGGAGCGCGTAGCGGTCGATGCCTGGCTTGCATCGGGGCACTGGTTCCATATCATGCGTGACTGGTGGAGCCACACCGATCTGGTGCTGGCGGGCATGTGGGGCGGGGTGGCCGGCGTGCTGCCCTCTCTGGCGCCGATGCTCGCGACTTACCAGTCGGGCAACATGGAGACGCCGAACATCGATCAGTGGTTCCTGCGCGACTGTGTGTGGCCCTGTCTGCGCGTGAGCAGCCTGATCCACGATCGCTGCTTCACGCCGCAAGGAGCCGAGCCCTGGCCCTTGCCTTCACCCGCGGGCAACGAGCACGTGGGGCAGGATATCTTCATGGCCCAGGGGGCACGGCAGGCCAGCCGCCTGACACCCTGGATGGCCAGATTGTCATCTTTACGTTGA
- the mutT gene encoding 8-oxo-dGTP diphosphatase MutT has translation MEAKKRIWVAVGVIENEKGDIFLAKRSSDRHQGDRWEFPGGKVESGEDLLTALDRELWEEIGIRVQDCSPFMELHHDYPDKQVLLDIWKVTRFHGEPFGKEGQECRWVPLAALHEYQFPDANGPIVARLQQQLAQ, from the coding sequence ATGGAAGCGAAGAAACGGATCTGGGTGGCGGTCGGCGTCATCGAAAATGAGAAGGGGGATATCTTCCTCGCCAAACGCTCCTCAGACCGCCACCAGGGCGATCGCTGGGAGTTCCCGGGGGGCAAGGTCGAATCAGGGGAAGACCTGCTCACCGCGCTGGACAGGGAGCTGTGGGAAGAGATTGGCATCCGGGTGCAGGACTGCAGCCCTTTCATGGAGCTGCATCACGACTATCCGGACAAGCAGGTGCTGCTGGATATCTGGAAGGTGACCCGCTTCCATGGAGAACCGTTCGGCAAGGAGGGGCAGGAGTGCCGCTGGGTGCCGCTGGCCGCCCTGCATGAGTACCAGTTCCCCGATGCCAACGGCCCTATCGTTGCCCGGTTGCAGCAACAGCTCGCTCAATAA
- the zapD gene encoding cell division protein ZapD encodes MIYDFPLNEKSRTYLRLESLFSQIRDNLESDQPWAHIAFFKGLFDLQELLERGDLRADLIKDLERLGQRLSHWASLPDVDLEQVQRMQQESTQLSRSLLHSPRPGARLKEDRLLGSIRQRFSIPGGLCAFDVPQLHHWLATPAVTRHQQMQQWLSDINLLMNAITLLLRLWRESGNFSDQVATNGFFQDTAEGAELIRIRLPGGQPAYPTLSGHKNRFALRFLPTAEQQIGDVPFQLACC; translated from the coding sequence ATGATTTACGACTTCCCCCTCAATGAAAAAAGCCGGACCTATCTTCGTCTGGAGTCCCTGTTTTCCCAGATCCGCGACAATCTGGAGAGTGACCAGCCTTGGGCACACATCGCCTTCTTCAAGGGGTTGTTCGATCTGCAGGAGTTGCTGGAGCGCGGTGATCTGCGCGCCGATCTCATCAAGGATCTGGAACGTCTCGGCCAGCGGCTGAGCCACTGGGCCAGCCTGCCGGATGTGGACCTCGAGCAAGTCCAGCGGATGCAGCAGGAGAGCACCCAGCTCTCCCGCAGCCTGCTGCACTCCCCTCGCCCCGGCGCCCGTCTGAAGGAAGATCGCCTGCTCGGCTCCATCCGCCAGCGCTTCTCCATTCCCGGCGGCCTGTGCGCCTTCGACGTGCCCCAGTTGCATCACTGGCTGGCGACCCCCGCCGTCACCCGCCACCAGCAGATGCAGCAATGGCTCAGCGACATCAACCTGTTGATGAACGCCATCACGCTCTTGCTGCGCCTGTGGCGGGAATCCGGCAACTTCAGCGATCAGGTCGCCACCAACGGCTTCTTCCAGGACACCGCTGAGGGCGCCGAGCTCATCCGCATCCGTCTGCCAGGCGGCCAGCCCGCCTACCCGACCCTGAGCGGCCACAAGAACCGCTTCGCCCTGCGCTTCCTGCCCACCGCCGAGCAACAGATAGGCGACGTGCCTTTCCAGCTCGCCTGCTGCTGA